TTTAGCAGGCATTTCGCTTTTTGTAGCTCATCTTGGCTTCATGGATCCTCAAATTGGAAATTTAATACCTGTTTTAAAATCATATTGGCTTAATATTCATGTATCAATTATAACAGCAAGTTATGGATTTTTAGCACTTTGTTTTATTATAGGAATTTTGAGTTTAATTCTTTTTACTTTAAGAGGTAAAAATAAAAATATAGATTTAAACATCACCAAATTACACTGCGTTAATGAAATGTCTATGATAATAGGACTTGCAATGCTTACGATAGGAAATTTTTTAGGCGGAGTTTGGGCCAATGAAAGCTGGGGAAGATATTGGGGTTGGGATCCAAAAGAAACTTGGGCTTTGATTTCTATTGTAGTTTATACCATGGTATTACATTTAAGATTTATTTTCAAAACATATTTTATTTTTGTTTTTGCAAGTGCTAGCGTTTTAGCCTTTTATAGTATATTAATGACTTATTTTGGAGTAAATTTTTATCTCTCTGGACTTCATTCTTATGCAAATGGCGACGCTTTCCCTATACCAACTTTTGTGTATATTTTGATTGTGCTTAATTTTACTTTAATTATTAGTGCAGGAAGAAAACGGGATTTAAATACGCCTAGTTTTTAAACTAGGCTTTGCTTTTTTCTATTTCTTGAAGTGCTAGGATAAGATCTTTTAAATTTTCATAAGGAATATGAACTTTCCAATCTATTCCATTTTCCTTTTTTAAAGCCACACCTATGCTTAAAACATCATTACTTCCTACACCATAAGGATTAGAAAGATTACAAAGGCTTATTTCTCCACTTTTACTACCATGTAATTCTATAGTTTTAAATACTTTTTTACTCATGTTTATCCCTAAAAGCTGTGATAATTTTTGCTTGAAATTTTAGCCAATCTTTTTGAAGCATGATAGGAAAACCACCATAAACCCTAGCACCTTCTAAATTTTTAGTGACCCCGCCTCTTGCGGCTATGGTAGCAAAATCCCCTATTTCTAAATGCCCACTTGTAGCACTTTGTCCACCCATAGTAACATTTTTACCTAAAACACTTGAACCTGAAATTCCACTTTGAGCTACTATAAGACAATTCTCTCCTATTTCACAATTATGTCCTACTTGAACAAGATTATCAATCTTTGTACCTTGCTTTATGATAGTACTTTCAAAAACTGCTCTATCAATAGTCGTACAAGCTCCAACTTCTACAAAATCTTCTAAAATAACATTTCCATTATGATAAATCTTATAATGTTCGCCATTTTTTGTATGCGCATAACCAAAACCATCACTACCTATAACACAATTTGCCAGCAAATGACATTTTTTACCTATTTTAGTGTCATTATAAATCACAGCATTTGGATGGATTATAGTATATTCACCTATACTTACATTATCACCTATATAAGCTCCTGCCATTATCACTACATGATCAGCTATTTGAACATTTTCACCTATATAAACATTTGGCATAATCTTAGCACTTTTGGCAATATTAGATTGTTTTTTTTCACTAGAGATTAAAGGTTTAGCAAAAAGCTTACTTAAAAGCGCAAAAGATAAATGTGGGTTATCAACGACTAACTTAATGCAATCTTTTGAAACTAAATTTTCAAATTCTTTCGAGATCAATATAGCCCCAGCTCCACTACTTGCAATTTTTTTAGAGTTTTTTTCTCCATCACAATAACTAAGTTCACTAAAACTTGCATTATTTAATGAATTTAAAGCTGTAATTTCTATATCTTCTCCACAATATTCTATGCCTAAAAATTTAGCAATTTCACTAATTTTCATTTTACCTCCATTAAAATAGAACCGCTTCTAACTACACTAATAGGATTATACTTTTTCATAGTTTTTAAAAAGTTATCGATATTTTTTGCATCATCACTTGCCATTACTATAATAAACTCATCATCACTATAAGTTATACTGCCATTATAAGCTTTTAATATAGCATCTAAGCCTGCAAAATTTTCATTTAAAGCAATCTTTACCAAGGCTGTTTCTTTTTCTATAAAATCACTAGAATCAATCACCTTATAAGTGGGTATGAGTTTGTGAAGTTGTTTTATGATTTGCTCAAAAACTTTTTCATCACCTAAAGTAACGATATTTATCCTTGAAAATTCTTTATCATCAAGTGGTGCAACAGTAAGAGATTCTATATTATAACCACGCCCTGAAAAAAGTCCAACAACGCGTGATAATACCCCATGCTCATTTAATACAATGACAGAAATTACTCTTCTTTTCATTTTTTATCCTTGTTTTTATAGCTAGGTAAAATCATATTATAAATAGCTCCCCCTGCAGGCACCATAGGTAATACATCTTCATAACGATCTATAGCCACATTTAAAATACAAGTTTTTTTAGATTTTAAGGCTGCTTTGAAAGCTTTTTGAAATTCTTCTTTATTACAAACATTATAACCCTCACAATGAAAACCTTTAGCAATAGTAATAAAATCAGGTTGACTTGTTAAATCTGTATTAGAAAATCTTTCTTTATAAAACATACTTTGCCATTGTCTTACCATGCCCAAAAAAGAATTATTTAAAACGATATTAATCACTTTGATTCCATAAGCACTTGCAGTCATTAGCTCTTGTATATTCATTAAAAAAGAACCATCGCCTACAAAATTTACCACCACTTCTTCACCCACAGCTAATTTAGCTCCAAGTGCAGCCGGTAAAGAATAACCCATAGTTCCTTGTCCACCACTTGTTGCAAGTTGTCTTGCATAATTAAAAGGATAAAATTGTGCTACCCACATTTGATGCTGCCCCACATCAGTAATTATCCTTGCATCAGGAGCTAATCTAGCACATTCTTCTATAACCCATTGAGGTTTTAAAACTTCATCACTATCTTCATAGATTAAAGGATATAATTGCTGATATCTTTGTAAAGTTTTAAACCATTCTTGGTATTTTGTATTATCAAAACTTTCTTTTTTTAATTCTTCTAAAGTATCTAAAATAACACTTTTAATATCTCCAACTATAGGAAAATGCGCTTCGATGATTTTAGAAATAGAGCTTGGATCTATATCAATATGAACGATTTTCGCACCCTTGGCAAACTCACTTGTTTTACCAGTAATCCTATCATCAAACCTAGCGCCCACAGCAATGAGCAAATCACACTCACTTAAAGCAATATTTGCACAATAACTCCCATGCATACCTGCCATTTTTAAATTAAGCTTATCATCACTTCTTAAAGTTCCTAGAGCCATCAAGGTTTCAACTGCAGGAATTTGACAAAAATGAATCAATTCTCTTAATTCATCACTAGCATTAGAAGCTATACAACCTCCACCTAGGTAAAATAAAGGTTTTTGAGCATTTTTAATCAAACTTACTAATTTTTTAATTTGCTTAACATTTCCTTTATAAGTTGGCTTGTAAGTTTTCATAGAAATTTCTTTAGGATAATGCCATTTACCTATAGCAGCAGTAACATCTTTAGGTATATCAATATGCACAGGCCCTTTTCTACCTGTTGTAGCAATATAAAAAGCTTCTTTTAAAATTTTAGGTAATTCTTCAATATTTTTTACTAAATAATTATGCTTTACACAAGGCCTTGAAATACCTATCGCATCGATTTCTTGAAAAGCATCGGTTCCTATTAAAGAATTTGCAACTTGAGCTGAAATTAAAACCAAAGGTATAGAGTCACTATAAGCAGTAGCCAAACCTGTAACTGTATTGGTAAAACCAGGTCCACTTGTAACTACTGCCACACCAACCTCACCACTCATTCTAGCATAAGCATCAGCACTATGTAAGGCTGCTTGCTCGTGTCTAACTAGGATATGTTTAAAATGAGTTTGCTTATAAATTTCATCATAAATATTTAAAGCAGCACCACCAGGATAACCAAAAACTACTTTAACATTTTCTTCTTTTAATGCTTCACAAATCATTTGCGAGCCATTTAGCTCTTTCATTATTTTACCTTTTTTGCTTAAAAATGGAAAATATTATAACGATAATTTAATAAATATTATTTTATAAGGAGAGTTTCTTGAAAAATCAAGAAACTACTTGTGCTTTTTTAGCGTATTCTACACCTAAATCAAAAGCTTTTGCATTTGCTTCTTTAGTTTTTGCAGGTACCATATCAAGCATAGTTTGTTTTAATGCATCAATATCAATACATTTACTCATATAAGCAGCTATAGCTAAAGCAACAACTGATTGAGTAGCTACATTACCTACTTCTTCTTTAGCTATAGTAATAATAGGAATTTCAAAAATTTTCCATCTAGTATAATCTTCTTTGCTTGGATGAACTAAATTTGGCTCTACAACTATAACACCGCCTTCACAAACACCATCTTTGAAATTATGATAACCCTTATCAGCAGTTGAAAGCATAAAACTAACTTCGCCTTCTACTGCATAAGGAAAAAAGATTTCACTTTCATCAATGATAATATCAACCTTAGTTGGTCCGCCTCTAACTTGAGAAGTATAAGTAGAAGCTTTAAAAGCATTGCGCCCTTCTTTAATGGCAGCTTTAGCTAAAATTTCACCTGCAGTGATAACCCCTTGTCCACCTTCGCCGCAAAATCTTAATTGATATTTCATTTTAATGCTCCTAAATCAACCATTCTTTTTTCTTTCAAGGCTCTTCTAACTTCTTCATAAGCTTCGCAATATTCTGCCTTGCTTTCATCTTGATGCAAAATTCCTGTAGGGAATTTATCTGCTCTTTGCTCATAGTCTAATTGTTCAAATTTAGACTTATCTACACAACGATTTTTAATCCAATCAAGCATGCTTACAGCTTCACCCATTTTATTTTTTCTACCAAGATTAATATGGCAGTTTGAAAATACATCTACAAAACTATAACCTTTGTGCGATAAAGCTTTAAAAATGATATTTTCAAGTTTATTTGCCTCAATAACATTTGTTCTTGCTACAAAAGAAGCCCCAGCAGCTTTAGTAAGCTCACAAGCGTCAAAATTTGGGTCTATATTACCTGCTTGAGCTGTAACAGTGTAAAAACCTTGCGGAGTAGTTGGTGAAGTTTGTGAGTTTGTAAGACCATAAATAAAATTATTGATTAAAATATGAGTTAAATCTATATTTCTTCTACATCCATGGATAGTGTGATTTCCACCAATTGCTAAAGTATCACCATCCCCACTTACTACGATTACGTGTTTTTTAGGATTTGCTAGCTTAATCCCTGTTGCATAAGCAATAGCTCTACCATGGGTAGTATGCACTGTATTACAATTTACATAAGAACTCATTCTACCACTACAACCTATACCAGAAACTAAACAAACATCATCCATATTCCAGTCAAGTTTTTGAATAGCCCTAATAATAGCTTTTAAAACAACGCCATCACCACAACCCCAGCACCATTGTGTTGGAAGTTTATCTACTCTTAAATATTCATCGTAATTAAAAGCCATTTTACATATTCTCCTTTACTTTAGCAATAATTTCACTTGGGGTTATAGGGCGACCATTTGCACGGTGCAAGCTAATAAAATCATCTCTTTTGCTTACTCTTTGAATTTCTTCTAAATATTGCCCCATATTAAGCTCACTTACCATAACTTTTTCAAATTTAGATACCACTTGAGCTATTTTTTTCTCAGCTACTGGATAAAGTGTGATTGGTCTAAAAAGCCCTACTTTTAAACCCTCTTCTCTAAGTCTTAAAATAGCTTCTTTAGTAGATCTTGCAACACTACCATAAGCAATGATTAAAAACTGCGCATCATCACACATAAACTCTTCATAAGTACAAATTTCATCTGTATTATTTTTAATCTTACCAAACAATCTTTTCATATTTTTATCTACTATCATTCCATCTTCAGTTGGAAAACCTATATCTCCATGATGAAGTCCTGTGATATGATAACGATAACCTTCAAAGAAAGGATTTAGCGTAGCAGCTTCATTTTCCCCTGCTGCATAAGGTTTGTAATCTTTTTTATCGCCCGTAAATTTTTTACGGTTAATAATTTCTAATTCTTCTAAATCAGGTAATTTTGCCTTACCATTCATATGTCCTATGGTTTCATCTAAAAGCAAAAATACCGGAGTCATGTATTTTTCAGCTAGATTAAAAGCTCTAATGGTTTCAGTATAAGCTTCTTCTAACGAAGCAGGAGCTAAAGCTATACTTGCATAATCTCCATGTGTTGGAGCTTTTGCTTGAAACAAATCTCCTTGTGCAACTCTTGTTGGAAGGCCAGTGGATGGACCACCCCTCATAACATTTACAATTACTAGTGGAATTTCAGCTATAAAACCCAAACCAATTTGCTCAGCTTTTAAAGAAATTCCAGGTCCACTACTTGCTGTCATAGACTTAACACCACTCATAGAAGCACCCAAAGCCACACTAATACCTGAAATTTCATCTTCCATTTGTATAAAAGTACCATCATTTTTTGGTAGCATATGGCTTAATTCATGTGCTATTTCAGAACTTGGGGTAATTGGATAACCACCAAAAAATTTACAGCCACAATCAATCGCAGCTTTTGCTACTAAAACATTACCTGTTGATATCACTTCTCTCATTGTTTTTCCTATGCGTTTAATTTTTTATATTTATTTTCTTTAACAGCTTGCGCTCTTTCTTTAGCTTCTGGTGTAAGCTTTGCAAATTTAAACTCATCTCTTTTGGCAACAAAAATTGCAAAATCAGGACAGTGACTTTCACATTCACTACAGCCTATACAAGAATCAGGATGAACCACTTCTATCATCTGTCCTAAAACTGCGCTGATTTCATCTCTCATTGCTAAAACTCCAGCTGGACAATAGCTAACACAGATATTACAAGCTTTACATCTTGCTTCATCAACCCAAACCGGTGTATTTTCTGGGGCTACCATTAAAATTCCTTTCTAATTTTTTGTTATTTTTAATGATTTTTTATCAAAAGTTATTTTTAAAACAAACTTTTTATTATAGCGAATTTATAATATGAGTAAATATTATTTAAAATATAAAGTAAAACAAATAGGTATTTATAACGCAAAGTAACATTAGGAGTAAAAAACTCCTAAAAAATTATTTATAATTATACTCAATGAGAGAATTTTCTAATGCAATTTGTTCTTGATTATCTAATTTCAACTCCAAAATTTCAAGTACTCCATCAAAACTTATCCTTGCCATAACACCAAAAGCTTTTTCTTTTATGCCATATTCTCCATCTAAAATCACACATATTGGTAAAAATTCTCCACTTTTTAAAGCCTCTATCATCCTCACGCAAGCACTCGCAGGGGCTAAATATGCTGAAGTTTTTAAATATTTTATAATTTTAGCACCACCTGTTTTAACTTCTTGTTCTATTTGAGCAAGATCATATTCACTTAAAACCTCATTTAATGCTTTGTTTTGAACTTTACTTTGAGATTTTACTAAAATCATACTATCATTGTGAAAACCTATAAGTTTAGTATCTATACAAGAAGTTTTTATATTTAATTTTTTACCAACTTCATATTTAAATCTAGCATTATCCAAAACACCTGCCATAGCAATAATTTTCTTTGATGAGAATAATTTACTGTCATAAAGAGCATCAAGTAAAAAATCTACAGGGTTGCTTATTATGATAAATAAAGGATCGTTGTTAAATTTTTTAATATTATTAGCACACTCAAGCATGATTTTAGCATTAATAGTAAAAAGCTCATCCCTACTTTGACCTTCTTTTCTAGCTATTCCCGCACTAAAAATAACCACTTGAGAATCTTTTGAGTGTGCATAATCATCTGTGCAAGTTATTTTAATATCAAAATTAAAAGCAGCTATACTCTGACTTAATTCTAATTCTCTAGCAAAAAGCAAATCTTTGTTAATATCAATTAAAACAAGCTCATCAACCAACTCTCTTAAAATCAAAGCATAAGCAGTGCTTACACCGACATTTCCTGCACCTATGATAGTGATTTTCATTTTTTCTCCTTTTTGCATTTATTTCACTAAATTAGCTGGTAATTCAAAAATATTTTTAATCAAATGATAAGGAAGTTGCAAGCTTTGTGCGATAAGCTGGGTCTTAAATTCAGGATCATCCACTGTTCCGCTTAATTTAATTTGTGTACTAATTTGTCTATCCTTGCCTAATATAATTTGATTGATAATTGGAACTTTGGAAATAACCGAACTAGCTGATTTTAGCGTTCTAAGTTCTAATACACCATCCACTTGATTGCTTCTTAAATTGATTTTAACTTGACCTAGCACATCTGCACTATCGCCATTAAAATTAAGTGCGTCTATTTCAAAAAGATCTTTTTTACGGTTAAAACTTATACCAGCATTTTCAACACTAAATCCTTTTTCATTAAAGGTGGGTGCTTTAAATAAAATTAAACTAGGTATGGTATCAATAAAACTTAAAAGCTGTTGATGAAATTTTAAATCTTTTAAATAAGTATCTTTAAATAAAAATTTACCTTTGAAAAAATCGGTGCTATTGCCATCTACATAAAGATTAAACTCACCTTTTTCAAAAACATTTTGATGTATAAAAGTATTTAGAAAATCATCATCCATTTTTAAAGCTCTAATTTGCATTTGATTTTCTTTAAGCAAAAAGTCAAATTTAGATTCATTTCTATTTGCCCAAGCTTTTATATAATCTTTTTGAATTTTAACGTCAAATTGATCAAAATCCAAGGTTTTATTAAAATCTTTTAAAATCAAATCTATATTTTTTCCACTAATATTATAAGTTGAATTTTCAAGAGTATCTAAAGTATTTTCCGTATCTTGCTGAGAAATTAATAAATTAATATTATTTAAAGTAATATTTACATCATCATTGTCTTTTTGAGCAAAAATACTACCACTTGCACTAGTTAAATTAAAATCATTACCTTTTATTTTTATACTAAAACTATCATATTCATAAGGATTATTATCTTTATAGAGCAAAAATGACTCAAAAGTAGTATTATTAATATCTACATTAAAATCTTGAAAATTTAAAGTATTTAAAGATAATTCCCCATCATGCACTTTATTTTTTTGCATTAATTTAGAATAATCTTTATATTTTGCAAGTTTTTCAACATAAACAGACATACCTTGATCAAAATTTAAAGTTGTGGTAAATTCTTTATTATATAAACTAATATTTTTGTCAAAATCAAGGCTTAAATCAAGAAATTTATTTTCCATTTTTAAGCTCTTTTGTGGTAGTTCTAAGTTTGTTATAAAGGTTTTAAAATCACCTTTTTTTTGCTTCAAATCAACACTTGCA
This genomic stretch from Campylobacter lari subsp. concheus harbors:
- the lpxD gene encoding UDP-3-O-(3-hydroxymyristoyl)glucosamine N-acyltransferase gives rise to the protein MKISEIAKFLGIEYCGEDIEITALNSLNNASFSELSYCDGEKNSKKIASSGAGAILISKEFENLVSKDCIKLVVDNPHLSFALLSKLFAKPLISSEKKQSNIAKSAKIMPNVYIGENVQIADHVVIMAGAYIGDNVSIGEYTIIHPNAVIYNDTKIGKKCHLLANCVIGSDGFGYAHTKNGEHYKIYHNGNVILEDFVEVGACTTIDRAVFESTIIKQGTKIDNLVQVGHNCEIGENCLIVAQSGISGSSVLGKNVTMGGQSATSGHLEIGDFATIAARGGVTKNLEGARVYGGFPIMLQKDWLKFQAKIITAFRDKHE
- the ilvN gene encoding acetolactate synthase small subunit; this translates as MKRRVISVIVLNEHGVLSRVVGLFSGRGYNIESLTVAPLDDKEFSRINIVTLGDEKVFEQIIKQLHKLIPTYKVIDSSDFIEKETALVKIALNENFAGLDAILKAYNGSITYSDDEFIIVMASDDAKNIDNFLKTMKKYNPISVVRSGSILMEVK
- a CDS encoding acetolactate synthase large subunit, translating into MKELNGSQMICEALKEENVKVVFGYPGGAALNIYDEIYKQTHFKHILVRHEQAALHSADAYARMSGEVGVAVVTSGPGFTNTVTGLATAYSDSIPLVLISAQVANSLIGTDAFQEIDAIGISRPCVKHNYLVKNIEELPKILKEAFYIATTGRKGPVHIDIPKDVTAAIGKWHYPKEISMKTYKPTYKGNVKQIKKLVSLIKNAQKPLFYLGGGCIASNASDELRELIHFCQIPAVETLMALGTLRSDDKLNLKMAGMHGSYCANIALSECDLLIAVGARFDDRITGKTSEFAKGAKIVHIDIDPSSISKIIEAHFPIVGDIKSVILDTLEELKKESFDNTKYQEWFKTLQRYQQLYPLIYEDSDEVLKPQWVIEECARLAPDARIITDVGQHQMWVAQFYPFNYARQLATSGGQGTMGYSLPAALGAKLAVGEEVVVNFVGDGSFLMNIQELMTASAYGIKVINIVLNNSFLGMVRQWQSMFYKERFSNTDLTSQPDFITIAKGFHCEGYNVCNKEEFQKAFKAALKSKKTCILNVAIDRYEDVLPMVPAGGAIYNMILPSYKNKDKK
- a CDS encoding 2-oxoacid:acceptor oxidoreductase family protein, coding for MKYQLRFCGEGGQGVITAGEILAKAAIKEGRNAFKASTYTSQVRGGPTKVDIIIDESEIFFPYAVEGEVSFMLSTADKGYHNFKDGVCEGGVIVVEPNLVHPSKEDYTRWKIFEIPIITIAKEEVGNVATQSVVALAIAAYMSKCIDIDALKQTMLDMVPAKTKEANAKAFDLGVEYAKKAQVVS
- a CDS encoding 2-oxoglutarate ferredoxin oxidoreductase subunit beta, whose translation is MAFNYDEYLRVDKLPTQWCWGCGDGVVLKAIIRAIQKLDWNMDDVCLVSGIGCSGRMSSYVNCNTVHTTHGRAIAYATGIKLANPKKHVIVVSGDGDTLAIGGNHTIHGCRRNIDLTHILINNFIYGLTNSQTSPTTPQGFYTVTAQAGNIDPNFDACELTKAAGASFVARTNVIEANKLENIIFKALSHKGYSFVDVFSNCHINLGRKNKMGEAVSMLDWIKNRCVDKSKFEQLDYEQRADKFPTGILHQDESKAEYCEAYEEVRRALKEKRMVDLGALK
- a CDS encoding 2-oxoglutarate synthase subunit alpha — its product is MREVISTGNVLVAKAAIDCGCKFFGGYPITPSSEIAHELSHMLPKNDGTFIQMEDEISGISVALGASMSGVKSMTASSGPGISLKAEQIGLGFIAEIPLVIVNVMRGGPSTGLPTRVAQGDLFQAKAPTHGDYASIALAPASLEEAYTETIRAFNLAEKYMTPVFLLLDETIGHMNGKAKLPDLEELEIINRKKFTGDKKDYKPYAAGENEAATLNPFFEGYRYHITGLHHGDIGFPTEDGMIVDKNMKRLFGKIKNNTDEICTYEEFMCDDAQFLIIAYGSVARSTKEAILRLREEGLKVGLFRPITLYPVAEKKIAQVVSKFEKVMVSELNMGQYLEEIQRVSKRDDFISLHRANGRPITPSEIIAKVKENM
- a CDS encoding 2-oxoglutarate:acceptor oxidoreductase, delta subunit, which codes for MLMVAPENTPVWVDEARCKACNICVSYCPAGVLAMRDEISAVLGQMIEVVHPDSCIGCSECESHCPDFAIFVAKRDEFKFAKLTPEAKERAQAVKENKYKKLNA
- a CDS encoding malate dehydrogenase, producing MKITIIGAGNVGVSTAYALILRELVDELVLIDINKDLLFARELELSQSIAAFNFDIKITCTDDYAHSKDSQVVIFSAGIARKEGQSRDELFTINAKIMLECANNIKKFNNDPLFIIISNPVDFLLDALYDSKLFSSKKIIAMAGVLDNARFKYEVGKKLNIKTSCIDTKLIGFHNDSMILVKSQSKVQNKALNEVLSEYDLAQIEQEVKTGGAKIIKYLKTSAYLAPASACVRMIEALKSGEFLPICVILDGEYGIKEKAFGVMARISFDGVLEILELKLDNQEQIALENSLIEYNYK
- a CDS encoding AsmA-like C-terminal domain-containing protein: MILFIALFVYLKNGIYIEKLEFSSINLEKLYIKLDKKLILNAKKVVVNSQSQSTQNETSASKAVQLIKDVKYIYWFFQEINIDEMFVNNYPVELIYKNNLFFVNSKNLLVKVNLKISDKNIQANIDNFLLKDHNLSVIGSLLINPKTKFYIFKGKIDSDFLKSDVKFSLKREEIAYELENISSNNISQIFDVLVENGVHLPSNLALWVGGKVKADFYFIEKLTGFADFGKHRYYLNDINAKGYVNNLKVVLDKGIDPIVSPFVRLEFAKQRLDFIYDDLRFNNYDLAQSQIYIDNMLNEKAGIYIHIKSDNVRADYRVNKILLLYDIKLPFLQNNGVTKTDLTLKIPFDHPEKITYNGSFNIINSNINISDFKIAQANVTLKKDKLNIQNASVQSSMFNGDLNASVDLKQKKGDFKTFITNLELPQKSLKMENKFLDLSLDFDKNISLYNKEFTTTLNFDQGMSVYVEKLAKYKDYSKLMQKNKVHDGELSLNTLNFQDFNVDINNTTFESFLLYKDNNPYEYDSFSIKIKGNDFNLTSASGSIFAQKDNDDVNITLNNINLLISQQDTENTLDTLENSTYNISGKNIDLILKDFNKTLDFDQFDVKIQKDYIKAWANRNESKFDFLLKENQMQIRALKMDDDFLNTFIHQNVFEKGEFNLYVDGNSTDFFKGKFLFKDTYLKDLKFHQQLLSFIDTIPSLILFKAPTFNEKGFSVENAGISFNRKKDLFEIDALNFNGDSADVLGQVKINLRSNQVDGVLELRTLKSASSVISKVPIINQIILGKDRQISTQIKLSGTVDDPEFKTQLIAQSLQLPYHLIKNIFELPANLVK